A stretch of the Xiphias gladius isolate SHS-SW01 ecotype Sanya breed wild chromosome 21, ASM1685928v1, whole genome shotgun sequence genome encodes the following:
- the zgc:113307 gene encoding lumican isoform X1, whose amino-acid sequence MKEVWGLGCGQRLKKGNVSDRLHISPAVSMALLHRAVLVLLCVFRSASATVIDDMDFGGVPLWINRLLGEPSVLSLQGRMDPAWFRANNPQACPQQCDCPIHWPTALYCDHRGLADIPDSLPDRTQYLFLQGNIISSLSSSVLANITGLRWLILDHNQLQSDKLDQAILQNQTRLCYLFANHNHLSSVPSMLPEGLKQLRLAHNQISSISPGAFQNLHNLTLLLLQGNRLQTITEGDLKGLVSLNLLDLRGNLFSSVPRHLPPSVQQLYLSNNSLSGLDKDSFVGLLNLKYLRLSRCGLQSSGVHSLVFNFSSLLELDLSYNKLTTIPTIPTTLRYLYLEANEIHEFNLTSFCREVGPLSYSRMKILRLDGNKMSYQQLPSDWVFCLRVLESIYI is encoded by the exons ATGAAGGAGGTCTGGGGTCTGGGATGTGGCCAGCGTTTGAAGAAGGGGAATGTGTCAGACA gATTGCATATCTCACCAGCTGTCTCCATGGCTCTCCTGCACCGTGCCGTGttggtgctgctgtgtgtttttcgCTCTGCCTCGGCCACTGTCATAGATGACATGGACTTCGGAGGTGTTCCTCTGTGGATTAACCGCCTGCTTGGTGAGCCCAGTGTGCTCAGCCTGCAGGGTCGGATGGACCCAGCCTGGTTCCGAGCTAACAATCCGCAGGCCTGCCCTCAGCAATGTGACTGCCCCATCCATTGGCCCACAGCACTGTACTGTGACCACAGAGGCTTGGCAGACATCCCTGACAGCCTGCCGGACAGAACTCAATACCTGTTTCTACAG GGCAACATCATCTCgtccctgtcctcctctgtcctgGCCAACATTACTGGGCTGCGCTGGCTCATCCTGGACCACAACCAGCTGCAGAGCGACAAGCTGGACCAGGCCATCCTGCAGAACCAGACCCGGCTGTGCTACTTGTTTGCCAACCACAACCACCTGAGTTCAGTGCCCAGTATGCTACCAGAAGGACTCAAGCAGCTTAGACTGGCCCACAATCAAATCAGCAGCATCAGCCCTGGAGCTTTCCAGAACCTGCACAACctgacgctgctgctgctgcagggaaACAGACTGCAAACCATCACAGAGGGAGACCTCAAAG GTCTGGTCAGTTTGAATTTGTTGGACCTCAGGGGGAATTTGTTCTCATCTGTCCCCAGACATTTACCTCCTTCTGTCCAGCAGCTGTATCTGTCCAATAACTCTCTCTCTGGTCTGGATAAGGACAGTTTTGTGGGGCTCCTCAATCTTAAGTACCTCCGTCTAAGTCGCTGTGGTTTGCAGAGCAGTGGCGTCCACTCACTGGTCTTCAACTTCTCCAGCTTGTTGGAATTGGACCTTTCTTATAACAAACTTACTACCATTCCCACAATCCCGACCACCCTGCGGTACCTCTACCTGGAGGCCAATGAAATACACG AGTTCAACTTGACCAGTTTCTGCAGAGAGGTGGGACCTCTGTCCTACTCCAGGATGAAGATCCTACGATTGGATGGAAACAAAATGTCCTACCAACAGCTGCCATCTGACTGGGTCTTCTGCCTGCGGGTGCTTGAAAGTATTTACATCTGA
- the zgc:113307 gene encoding lumican isoform X2, producing the protein MALLHRAVLVLLCVFRSASATVIDDMDFGGVPLWINRLLGEPSVLSLQGRMDPAWFRANNPQACPQQCDCPIHWPTALYCDHRGLADIPDSLPDRTQYLFLQGNIISSLSSSVLANITGLRWLILDHNQLQSDKLDQAILQNQTRLCYLFANHNHLSSVPSMLPEGLKQLRLAHNQISSISPGAFQNLHNLTLLLLQGNRLQTITEGDLKGLVSLNLLDLRGNLFSSVPRHLPPSVQQLYLSNNSLSGLDKDSFVGLLNLKYLRLSRCGLQSSGVHSLVFNFSSLLELDLSYNKLTTIPTIPTTLRYLYLEANEIHEFNLTSFCREVGPLSYSRMKILRLDGNKMSYQQLPSDWVFCLRVLESIYI; encoded by the exons ATGGCTCTCCTGCACCGTGCCGTGttggtgctgctgtgtgtttttcgCTCTGCCTCGGCCACTGTCATAGATGACATGGACTTCGGAGGTGTTCCTCTGTGGATTAACCGCCTGCTTGGTGAGCCCAGTGTGCTCAGCCTGCAGGGTCGGATGGACCCAGCCTGGTTCCGAGCTAACAATCCGCAGGCCTGCCCTCAGCAATGTGACTGCCCCATCCATTGGCCCACAGCACTGTACTGTGACCACAGAGGCTTGGCAGACATCCCTGACAGCCTGCCGGACAGAACTCAATACCTGTTTCTACAG GGCAACATCATCTCgtccctgtcctcctctgtcctgGCCAACATTACTGGGCTGCGCTGGCTCATCCTGGACCACAACCAGCTGCAGAGCGACAAGCTGGACCAGGCCATCCTGCAGAACCAGACCCGGCTGTGCTACTTGTTTGCCAACCACAACCACCTGAGTTCAGTGCCCAGTATGCTACCAGAAGGACTCAAGCAGCTTAGACTGGCCCACAATCAAATCAGCAGCATCAGCCCTGGAGCTTTCCAGAACCTGCACAACctgacgctgctgctgctgcagggaaACAGACTGCAAACCATCACAGAGGGAGACCTCAAAG GTCTGGTCAGTTTGAATTTGTTGGACCTCAGGGGGAATTTGTTCTCATCTGTCCCCAGACATTTACCTCCTTCTGTCCAGCAGCTGTATCTGTCCAATAACTCTCTCTCTGGTCTGGATAAGGACAGTTTTGTGGGGCTCCTCAATCTTAAGTACCTCCGTCTAAGTCGCTGTGGTTTGCAGAGCAGTGGCGTCCACTCACTGGTCTTCAACTTCTCCAGCTTGTTGGAATTGGACCTTTCTTATAACAAACTTACTACCATTCCCACAATCCCGACCACCCTGCGGTACCTCTACCTGGAGGCCAATGAAATACACG AGTTCAACTTGACCAGTTTCTGCAGAGAGGTGGGACCTCTGTCCTACTCCAGGATGAAGATCCTACGATTGGATGGAAACAAAATGTCCTACCAACAGCTGCCATCTGACTGGGTCTTCTGCCTGCGGGTGCTTGAAAGTATTTACATCTGA